The following proteins are co-located in the Trichormus variabilis 0441 genome:
- a CDS encoding serine/threonine-protein kinase has product MLGNTLVGRYQIISHLGGGGFGETFVACDTHLPGMPKCVVKKLQPQANDQATLEIARRLFDTEAQVLYKLGSCDRIPQLLAYFEENAEFYLVQEFIPGHDLSKELTPGKVFTQDEVTILLQEILTILEFVHEQNVIHRDINPRNLLRRQDGKLILIDFGAVKQITTQIVTPTGENKSTVIIGTPGYIPGEQAQGNPKFSSDIYAVGIVAIQALTGLLPHQLEHDADTHEIIWQNHAQVSSEFARFIDKMVCYDFRQRYASATTALQALTELTKPASDTIAITPTLPPTKFRFNHTKKSIFIKLLLAILLISATGTASVFVVNSINSNNATELAKQGNTFFELQRYKDALSAYKKAVDIRPDYAPAWYGKGKTLFRLKQYQDALTAYDKAIQIQPDYVEAWSGRGFSLQSLQRYAEAIASFDKALQLNENYPEVWNARGEAFSNLKQYDRAIKSYDKAIEFKSDAYESFYNKGLALQSLKEYNEAINAYNKAIEIKSDYERAWYNLGNSLVNLNRYEDAFKAYDKAVQYKTDYAIAWLSKGNVLIILRRYPEAIESFNQVIKFNPNSYQAWYGKGWSQHQNQRYAEAIESYKKAATIKPSNYQVWYSLGNSQYILQQYQEAIASYNKAVRYQPKHIESWYSRGNALFSLKQYQDAIASYEQAIKHKPDYSQAINARDEAQRQLQAATPKPVVIPVMPTPEFTNPSQED; this is encoded by the coding sequence ATGCTGGGAAACACACTTGTTGGAAGATACCAAATTATTAGCCACTTGGGAGGAGGGGGATTTGGTGAAACTTTTGTAGCTTGTGATACTCATCTACCAGGAATGCCTAAATGTGTAGTCAAGAAACTGCAACCCCAAGCAAATGACCAGGCTACCTTGGAAATAGCCAGGCGATTATTTGATACAGAGGCGCAAGTTTTATATAAATTGGGAAGTTGCGATCGCATTCCTCAACTTTTGGCTTATTTTGAGGAGAATGCAGAGTTCTATCTGGTACAGGAATTTATCCCTGGTCACGACCTGAGTAAAGAGTTAACGCCAGGAAAAGTCTTTACTCAAGATGAGGTGACAATACTATTACAAGAGATTCTGACCATCTTGGAATTTGTCCATGAGCAAAATGTAATTCATCGTGACATTAATCCGCGAAACTTACTCAGGCGACAGGATGGTAAGTTAATTCTCATCGACTTTGGGGCAGTGAAGCAAATCACCACCCAAATAGTGACCCCCACTGGTGAAAATAAATCTACTGTGATTATTGGTACACCAGGTTACATACCAGGAGAACAAGCCCAAGGTAATCCCAAGTTTAGTAGTGATATCTATGCTGTGGGGATAGTTGCAATTCAAGCATTGACGGGATTATTACCCCATCAACTAGAACATGATGCTGATACTCATGAAATTATCTGGCAAAATCATGCTCAAGTCTCATCAGAGTTTGCCAGATTTATAGACAAAATGGTGTGTTATGATTTCCGGCAACGCTATGCTTCAGCGACAACTGCATTACAAGCACTCACAGAATTAACAAAACCTGCGTCTGATACGATCGCCATAACTCCCACTTTACCACCTACCAAATTTAGATTTAATCACACTAAAAAAAGTATATTCATCAAGTTATTATTAGCAATTTTATTAATTAGTGCGACTGGTACAGCTTCAGTATTTGTTGTCAACAGTATTAATAGTAATAATGCTACAGAGTTGGCTAAACAAGGTAATACTTTTTTTGAATTGCAACGATACAAAGATGCCTTATCTGCTTATAAAAAAGCGGTTGATATTAGGCCAGATTATGCTCCTGCTTGGTATGGCAAAGGAAAAACCTTATTTCGACTCAAGCAATATCAAGACGCATTGACAGCTTATGATAAAGCCATTCAAATCCAACCAGATTATGTAGAAGCTTGGAGTGGTAGGGGTTTTAGTTTGCAAAGTTTACAACGTTATGCAGAAGCGATCGCCTCTTTTGATAAGGCTTTACAACTCAATGAAAATTATCCAGAAGTCTGGAATGCTAGAGGGGAAGCTTTTAGTAATTTAAAACAGTATGACCGAGCGATTAAATCTTATGATAAAGCCATTGAATTTAAATCAGATGCTTATGAAAGTTTTTATAATAAGGGATTAGCTTTGCAAAGCCTGAAAGAATATAATGAAGCCATAAATGCCTATAATAAAGCTATTGAAATTAAATCAGATTATGAGAGAGCATGGTATAATTTAGGAAATTCTCTAGTTAATCTGAACCGCTACGAAGATGCTTTTAAGGCTTATGACAAGGCAGTACAATATAAAACAGATTATGCTATAGCTTGGTTATCAAAAGGTAACGTCTTGATTATTTTACGACGTTATCCAGAAGCAATTGAATCTTTTAATCAAGTTATAAAATTTAATCCTAATAGTTATCAAGCATGGTATGGAAAAGGTTGGTCGCAACATCAAAACCAACGCTATGCAGAGGCAATAGAATCTTATAAGAAAGCAGCAACAATTAAGCCTAGTAATTATCAGGTTTGGTATAGTTTAGGCAATTCTCAGTATATTTTACAGCAATATCAAGAGGCGATCGCTTCTTATAACAAAGCAGTGCGTTACCAACCAAAGCATATTGAAAGTTGGTACAGTCGGGGTAATGCCTTATTTAGTTTAAAACAATATCAGGATGCGATCGCCTCCTATGAACAAGCCATTAAACATAAACCAGATTATAGCCAAGCAATTAACGCTCGTGACGAAGCCCAGCGTCAACTCCAAGCTGCAACACCAAAACCTGTAGTTATCCCAGTCATGCCTACTCCTGAATTTACTAATCCTTCCCAAGAGGATTAA